The genomic interval AAGAGTGGAATGCAAGTTTACGTTACACTTGTTTCTTTTACCTTGCTCTAAAGATGATACGTATtgtatattgaaaaataagaaatatgcATGTTTATTCGTCTTTTAATGTTCTGatgcttttatatattggtattttttatttttccacgTGTACATGTTTACATTTtgatatttccttttttgaaGTTAACACAAGGATGGATAGCTAAATGTGCagaatgttttctttttttttttaaagttccGTTAAgtgaacataaaaaaagaaaaaaaagaaaacgatatttttataaaatcgAGATAGCAAAAATGGATATGAACACATGGATGTAATGCGCATGaagtttaattttattcattttgaatataatttttattcattttgaatataatttttattcattttgaatataatttttattcattttgaatataatttttattcattttgaatataatttttattcattttgaatataatttttattcattttgaatataatttttattcattttgaatataatttttattcattttgaatataatttttattcattttgaatataatttttattcattttgaatataattttattcattttgaatataattttattcattttgaattttatttttatttatttttttgctgtGTGATATGaagcaaaaataatgaagtGGTAGAAAGTCAAAAAAAGTTTGAAGAGAATGAAAGTGAAGGGGGGGGGGGTAAGGGGCTGAAggtattattatcatcaacAGTTCATAGTTAAATTCGAATCATAGACGACTTTTGTCATTATTTGTAGGTCGATAATATTATGTTTCATCTTTTAGGGTTTGTTGTAAGTATAATTATAGTGGGAAAATGAAAGaagttaaataaattatgataaaacTAAATGaattatgataaattaaGCCCATTACATGTTAAGAAGAATCAGAATTGTTGgtaattatttcataatgGATGTAAATGTGAAGAAGTGTACACTTATGTTGAGCAGACCAATCGACGCTTTTAAACTTGACAAGCagaacaaagaaaaaaaaaaaaaaggaatgaaaatgaaaaatatcaacatgtgtgtatatatatatatatatagtatgtataataatatatgtatatgtgagGATTACATAAGTTGAGGATATAATTTAACATAATAATGTTACTTGCAGAAATTATACAGAAAATTTTTCTCAAGATTTTCATTTCTTCTGTTAGGAAAGTCCCCGAGATAAAcgattatatttttaaaatttttatttttttttttaggaaAGCTAATAACTTGATAAGTTTATTAATCTTATAATTACTTTGTAagaattttaattctttacaaagttttatttaaaatagcGAGTTAAATGTAACATGTGttattgttttctttttttataacattacAGAATGGGGCTTATACTTAtgttaaatttatgtatCCCGCGTGTGCTTgtgcatatacgtatatttatacgtgTGCTTGTGCATGCActtatacataaacatacacatatgcatgcatatatacatataatgtaCACACGTTTGTATCATCATATAAATGTGTAGAAGTATATtttgccattttttttttttttttttttttttttatcgtaTGCATAAACTGCATGAGGAAAGTGAAAACTTGTCCGTTTGCGAtagatattaataaaaaaaatttataagaaaagggggatataacaaaaaatattccattatctgactatttaattatatgtttgtaattttttctcgagcaaaaaaaaagtcttTCGTACATATTAACTTAGACATTTTATGCCATACACCCTCGTCCCTTGTTTACTTCTTTGATCATTCGTTacactttttaatataataccaCGTTCATCCGAAAGTTAGAGGGTATTTCTTTTGAAtccttttaaaatgtaattacATTCATagcataattttaaaaggctattattttttccttttttttttttttttttttttttttttttttcttattttgttttcccCTCAATTCGTGTACCTACTGATATAGAGTATTATGAATTCTGCTGCcataatttcataaaatagaaaagcgCAAACGGATATTCTACCAATTTAatgcttttatatatattctttatatgcgtatgtgtgcatatcggtatattatatgtatgtacaaataGTGCAGAACAGCAACATCGTTCATTGTATCGCACCCCTTGGTTCTTATATTACGTGTATCAGTGCGACTAATCATGCTCATTCGCTATTTTGAACAAGTAAAATTTAAGCAGCGATTAAGCAACGAGTAGCCAATAGTTTgaagttgaaaaaaaaaaataggcaGTACAAATAGGCAGTACAAATAGGCAGTACAAATAGGCAATAAAAATAGGCAATAAAAATAGGCAGTACAAATAGGCAATAAAAATAGGCAATAAAAACAGCCAACAAAATATTCAATActaaaacttaaaaatataaaaatttatggaacgaattttaatttaataaagaaaaaaatatttaaacataAACACATTTAGCACCAGAAGTGCATTGAGCAACATGAACATGTGCATATTTATtgtgaaaaattaattttaaaaacttaaaagttgataaaaaaaaatatgagaaaACATTAAAAGAGGAGATATATGCACTGGGTTTGTGTCTTCTTCAAAATATGCGCATATCCAAAGTGATTACAATACAAcaacatataaacaaaaatatgtgtCCTCACGAGGAGGTACTTCTCCCTCTAGCGTTTTTCAAATTTGTTCTTTACAAATGCgtttaaaaaagaacaaaatggaaaaaggtTATAAGGAGTTAAATATACAGCAttagcacatatatatgttcatactTGAGTCGATACACATGCTGAtaacacatatgtacatacgtatcCACTATCCCAGTGAACCCTCGCATTCGCTCTAACGCAGGCTTTGCCATGACAAACGCATGAGATATATCAGTCCAACTTTAAccaatatattatttttggaaaaataaagaaaaaaaattttttttcttttccccttatatatgtgtgtcgTGGTTCACATTCTCAATAGatctttcatattttctaaCATACAGAATACTTAAGggtaaaaacataataatgaGTGCTATAACAAGGAGCACAACTACGTTGGTTGGATCTATGCTTGTACCATCTTTGCTTATGATATGATCATAAAGCTTATCACAAAGTAAGGAAAAGAGTCCACCACATAAACTAGCGATTCCCAAtaattttccaaaaatagTAGATGGAAATGAATTTTggataaaacaatatatttggCTAGTATATATACTAGTAACACACATATAAAGGAAGGCAGAAATAAGACCAGCTACTTTATGCTTAATTAATGCTGTAAGATGCATAAGAGCTGAGCATGCATTCATAAGGATTATCATTATAGCTGctccatatttatttatgaatcTTCCAAAAATTATACAAGGAATACATGAAATTGGcattaaaatgttaataatatttataattgatCTATCATAACTAAAATATGTATCTGTCACCATACCGTAGAAAACGGtcgatatattaaataaaataaaataagtaataatacaaatactTGGATAGCTtactaatattttaaaaaataataatatattttttttatgaaaatcaTCTCCATCTTCCCCAATGCTCCTTGACGTATTTGTCATTTTATCGTTATTTATTGTATCATCACTAATTGTGCTCTTTGTATGTTCAGACTTATTCCCTTCTTCATTTGttaagaatttatttttattatttttttttttttttttttttcccactTTTTCCGCCGACTTGTCACTACCGTCGATGTTGCTACTTCCGATATTGCTCCTTCCAACGTTACTACTACCTATGTTACTACTACCTATGTTACTACTATTTATGTTACTACTATTTATGTTACTACTATTTATGTTACTACTATTTATGTTACTCCGCTGAAGCTCCACATCGTCGTGCATGTACACTTTGCTCAACTTTTCCCCCCTTCCTC from Plasmodium brasilianum strain Bolivian I chromosome 2, whole genome shotgun sequence carries:
- a CDS encoding putative transporter 1, with translation MKESVGSKVKRFIKGLWLKTDPNLPGARQKTPLNISRFYLLIIIVIYTTVSACIYFDWSAIRKLLLNVGKYKHLNLGEYNDITVTPQYKKINNLYPITLAIHFTTSVFCGFLYDHIGPKFTAMLGQIFNIICWLFLSIDSTTIDTTLIGFIFLGLGADTAFIPILTISNLYPDASTFILTVVGAAASLSYAVPATLNLICTHYPNIAFSTICYGYILLILLPCLLIAIFLLPVKPFKGLDYYIENNEENIRYLDGLEEGGGGRGEKLSKVYMHDDVELQRSNINSSNINSSNINSSNINSSNIGSSNIGSSNVGRSNIGSSNIDGSDKSAEKVGKKKKKKNNKNKFLTNEEGNKSEHTKSTISDDTINNDKMTNTSRSIGEDGDDFHKKNILLFFKILVSYPSICIITYFILFNISTVFYGMVTDTYFSYDRSIINIINILMPISCIPCIIFGRFINKYGAAIMIILMNACSALMHLTALIKHKVAGLISAFLYMCVTSIYTSQIYCFIQNSFPSTIFGKLLGIASLCGGLFSLLCDKLYDHIISKDGTSIDPTNVVVLLVIALIIMFLPLSILYVRKYERSIENVNHDTHI